Genomic DNA from Blattabacterium sp. (Blaberus giganteus):
TTTCAATAAAATAGATAAATCTATTGTTGGAGGTTTTATATTCCGTGTAGGATATAAAGAATGGAATTTTAGTGTTCAAGAACAATTGTTACATATTAAAAAAATATTTTATAACTAAAATATAAAGCTTTTATTTTCATATGTCAGATTTAAAATATTCTGAAATATCGTCAATTCTTAAAAAAGAATTATCAAATTTTCAATTTGAATCAAAATTGTACGAATATGGTGTGATAGTTCAAATAGGGGATGGAGTTGTTAGATCTTTTGGGCTAAATTCTGCTTTTTATGGAGAATTGGTAGAATTCCATGATGGAATAAAAGGTATGGTTCTTAATCTAGAAGAAGATCATGTGAGTATCGTTTTACTTAGTCCATCAAAAAATTTGAAAGAGGGAGATATAGTCAAAAAAACTGGAAAAATTTTTTCGATAAAAGTAGGAGAAAATATGTTAGGTCGAGTAATAGATACATTAGGAACCCCTATAGATGGAAAAGGGCCTATAGAAGGAAAATTGTTTGAAATGCCCTTAGAAAGAAAAGCCCCAGGTGTTATTTTCAGAGAACCTGTTAAAGAACCTCTTCAAACTGGTATAAAATTTATAGATTCTATGATTCCTATAGGAAAAGGACAAAGAGAATTAATTATTGGAGATAGACAAACTGGAAAAACGACTATAGCTATTGATACGATTATCAATCAGAAGAGATTTTTTGAAAAAAATCAGCCTGTTTATTGTATTTATGTAGCTATTAGTCAAAAAGGTTCTACAGTCGCTAGAATTAAAAAAATTTTGCAAGAAAAAGGAGCTATGCCTTATACAATTATAGTTTCTGCAAATTCTTCTGATCCAGTTTCTATGCAAGTTTTTGCTCCTTTTTCTGGAACTGCCATAGGAGAATACTTTAGAGATACAGGTCGTTCTTCCTTAGTTGTATATGATGATCTTTCAAAACAAGCGGTTTCTTATAGAGAAATATCTCTATTATTACGACGGCCTCCTGGTAGAGAAGCCTATCCAGGAGATGTTTTTTATTTACATTCTCGTCTTTTAGAACGAGCATCAAAAATTATAAAAGATCAAAAAATGGCTGAAAGAATGAATGATATTCCATTTTCTATTAAAAAACAAATAAAAGGAGGAGGATCTTTAACTGCATTACCTATTATTGAAACTCAATCTGGAGATATATCTTCTTACATTCCTACCAATGTGATTTCAATTACAGATGGTCAAATTTTTTTAGAAAAAGATTTATTTCATTCTGGAGTTCGTCCTGCTATTAATGAAAATATATCTGTTTCTCGTGTAGGAGGATCTGCACAAATTCAGTCTATGAGAAAAATATCTGGAACTTTAAAATTAGATCAAGCTCAATTTAGAGAATTAGAATCTTTTTCAAAATTTGGTTCAGAATTAGATTCATCTACTATGAATATTTTAAAAAAAGGAAGAATAAATATAGAAATATTAAAACAACCTTCTCATACTCCTTATGATATAGCAGATCAAATAGCTATTATTTATGCTGCAACTAGAAATTTACTTAAAAAAATTCCTATTGATAAAATTTCAGATTTTGAAAAAGAATATCTTTTCTATTTAAATGAAAAACATGAAAATGTTTTAAATTCTTTAAGAAATGGAATTTTTAACAAAAAAATATCTGATACTTTAGAAATAGTTGCTTTAGAATTGAGTGATAAATACGTTTCATAAATTTTTTTATGTCTAATCCAAAAGAAATTAAAAGAAGAATATCATCTATAGAATCAGTTATTAAAACTACAGAAGCGATGAAAATGATTTCTATAGCAAAATTAAGAAAAACAAAAGATTTATTAATACAAGTGAAAATTTATTTCAATTATATTGAATCAATCCTTTTAGATCTTTTGTCTACAGAAAAATATAAAGAAAATTCTGAAAGCAATAAATATTTTTTAGGAAAAGGAAAAATAAAATTATTTGTTGTATTTACTTCTGATCGGGGTTTATGTGGTTCTTTTAATTCTTCTATTTTTGAAAAAATTAATCATATTTTAAAAAAAAAAAAGTACTCATATAATGAATGTGTATTTTTATCTATTGGAAAAAAAGGATTTGATTTTTTATATAAAAAATATAATATGTACAGCAATAAAAATTGGATTGTTAATAATTTATCAAATCAAAAAATAGAATTTTTAGTATCAAAATTGATTTTTGATTTTTTTCAAAAAAAATTTTATGCAATTTATTTAATATACAATCATTTGAAACAATCTTTATTTCAAGAAATAGTTATGGAAAAATTTCTTCCAATTTCAAATTGGAAAAAAAAAACATCGGATTATATTTTAGAACCTTCTAGAAAAGAAATATTAAATTTCTTAATTCCTAAATTTTTAAATGCAAAATTATTAAAAGTTTTTTTGGAATCTACTACAGCAGAACATACATCTCGCATGAGATCTATGCATAAAGCAACAGAAAATGCATATGATATTAAACATGATTTAATATTAAATTATAATAAAGAAAGACAAACGACGATTACCAAAGAGATACTTGAAATTATTAGTGGGTTAGAATCTTTAAAAAAATAATAAGAATTCTAACAATTTATTTAGAATTATATATTTGTTTTTTTTTACAAAAAAAACATAATTTATTAATTATGGAAAAAATGTTAACAGGGATTAGAAGTACAGGGGGACCTCATTTAGGGAATATTTTAGGGGTTATTATTCCGTCTGTATTCAGAGCTAATAAAAGTACAAAACATTCTTCATTTATATTTATAGCTGATTTACATTCTATGGTTCAAATAGATAATTTAGATAATTTAAAAACAATAAGAAATAGTACTTATCAAATTGCAGCAGCATGGTTAGCTTTTGGATTAAATATAGAGAATTGTTTATTTTACAGACAATCTGATGTTTCATATGTTACTGAATTAGCTTGGTATTTTAATTGTTTTTATCCATATCGAAGACTTACATTAGCTCATGCTTTTAAGAAAAAAGAAATGATAGATAAAAAAAAAATAAGTACAGGTTTGTTTACTTATCCTATTTTAATGGCTGCTGATATTTTACTATATAACGCAAAAATTATTCCAGTAGGAAAAGATCAATTACAACATATAGAAATAGCTCGTTGTATTGCTAATTATTTTAATAAAAAAGTAGATAAAAAATTATTTGTGAGACCTAATGCTCTTTTACAAAAAAATAAATTTGTATTAGGAACAGATGGAAAAAAAATGAGTAAATCTCAAAAAAATTGTATTGATATTTTTTCTTCAGATGAAGTTTTGAAAAAACAAATTATGAGTATTCGTACAGATAGTAAATCTTTAGAAGAAAAAAAAAATCCAGAAACTGATTATATTATGTATTTATATAGTTTGATAGCTCCTTTAGAAAAAATAGAGATTATGAAAAAAAAATATATAAAAGGTGGATATGGATATTATGAGGCAAAAATTGCATTATACGAATATATCATTCATAAATTTTCATCGGAAAGAGAAAAATTTTTTTCTTTTATGAAAAAAAAATCTTTATTAGATCATATTTTATCTTTAGGAGCTAAAAAAGCAAAGAAAATTGCTTATGAAAGATTAAATTGCATTAGAAAGCATTTGAAATTCAATTCTATAATTTAATTGATCAAATGTCATTATGACATATGATAATTTTTGGCAAATCTTTTGCTGTTTATTATTCCATATAACTATAGAATTGTATTAAAATATTTTTATATTATTTTGTATTATGGATATCAATCAAAAAAACATTGGAAAACAGTCCAAATCAGATATAATATCTGATTCTGATGGAGTATCTTCCTCTTGCTCTTGTCAAGAAGAAAAGCATAATCCATTAAAGAAAGAAAAAGAAATCCAGTTTATAAATATAAAAGAAGAACTAAAAAAAGAAAAAGATAAATTTTTACGTCTTTTTGCAGAGTTTGATAATTATAAGAAACGTATTCAAAAAGAAAGATTTGATATTTTCAGAAATATTCATGAACAAATTCTTATAGATTTAATTCCAATTTTAGATGATTTTGAACGAGGAATTAGAGAATTAAAAAAACATAAAGATGAACTTCTTGTAAAAGGAGTTTTTTTAATACAGGAAAAACTTATTAAAATTTTGAAAAAAAAAGGATTAAACAAAATAAAAATAAAAAAAGGAGATGATTTTAATACGGATTTTCATGAAGCAATAACACAAATTCCAGCTATAACAGAAAATTTAAAAGGAAAAATTATAGAAATTATAGAAGCTGGATATATTCTAAAAGAAAAAGTGATCCGACATGCTAAAGTCATTATCGGAAAATAATTAATAATTTTTATTTTCATGATGAAAAAAGATTATTACGAAGTATTAGGAGTTTCTAGAAACGCTTCTTCAGAAGAAATTAAAAAAGCTTATCGAAAATTAGCAATAAAATATCATCCAGATAAGAATTTAAATAATAAAAAGAAAGCAGAAGAAAAATTTAAAGAAGCAGCCGAAGCTTATGAAGTTTTAAGTAATACAGAAAAAAGACAACGTTATGATAAGTTTGGACATTCTGGAATCAGAGGAAGTAGTTCGGGTTCAGGAATGAATATGGAGGATATTTTTTCAAATTTTGGAGATATTTTTGCTGATGCATTTGGGGAAAGTTTTTCTAGTTTCGGATTTGGAAGATCCACTAGACATAAAACTATTAAAGGAAGTGATTTAAGAATAAGAGTAAAACTTTCATTGGAAGAAATAGCTAACGGAGTAGAAAAAAAAGTTAAAGTTAAAAGACTAAAAGTAGCCAAAGGAGTACAATTTAAAAGTTGTCTATCTTGCAATGGAACTGGTCAAATAACACGAATAACCAATACTATTCTAGGAAGAATGCAAACAACTTCTCAATGTGGAATCTGTTATGGAACTGGAAAAATTATTGAAAATATTCCTTATGGAGCTAATAAACATGGATTAATTAAAGAAGAAGAATTAGTGAATATTAAAATTCCTGCAGGTCTTACCGAAGGGATTCAATTGAAAGTGACTGAAAAAGGAAATGAGGCTCCATTTGGAGGTGTTTCAGGTGATTTGATTGTGTTAATAGAAGAAATTCCTCATCCTAAATTGAAAAGAGAAGGAAGTAATCTCCATTATGATTTATACATATCATTTCCAGATGCAATATTAGGAACTTTAAAAGAAGTTCCCACCATCAATGGAAAAAAAGCGAGAATCAAAATTGATCCAGGAACACAATCAGGAAAAACTCTGAGATTAAAAAATAAAGGATTACCTAATATTGAAGGATATGGATATGGAAGTCTTTTAATTCATGTGAATGTTTGGACTCCAAAAAAAATTAATGATGAACAAAGGAAATTCTTTGAAAAAATGAGAAAAAATGAAAATTTTCTTCCTCATCCCGGAAATTCAGAAAAATCGTTTTTTGATCGTGTAAGAGAAATGTTTTCCTAGGAAATTTAATGATAAAAAAGTTTGAAATTTTTCATTTTATCTAATATAGAAGCCTTCAGTAATTATTTTTACTGCACTATTTATTTCATTTTTATTTTAATATAAAGATCAATATGCAAAAAGTAGTAGTTGGACTTTCAGGTGGAGTAGATTCAAGTGTTGCCGCATTAATTCTTAAAAAAAATGGTTATGAAGTAATTGGTTTATTTATGCATAATTGGGAAGAGGAAAATTCTGATAAATGTACTTGGAAAGAAGATAGTATTGATGCTATGTTAGTTGCTAAGCAACTAAATATACCTTTTCAAATTGTAGATATGAAAAATGAATACAAAAAACATGTTATAAACTATATGTTTAACGAGTATAAATTAGGAAAAACTCCTAATCCAGATATTTTGTGTAACAGAGAAATAAAATTTAACATTTTTTTAAGAAAAGCTCTTGATTTAGGAGCAGATTTTATTGCTACAGGACATTATGTAAATAAAGAAAAAATTAGAAAAAATAAAAAAACAATTTATCGTCTTTTAATTGGAAAAGACATAAATAAAGATCAATCATATTTTCTATGTCAATTAACGCAATTTCAATTGAAAAAATCCCTATTTCCGTTAGGGTTACTAACTAAAAATCAAGTTAGAAAAATAGCAGAAATTAATAAATTATGGAATGCTCATAAAAAAGAATCTCAAGGTTTATGTTTTGTAGGAAAAATTAATTTATACAATTTTCTTAAAAAAAGAATAATTCCAAAAAAGGGAAAAATCATATCCATTCATTCTGATGACTCAATATATAAAGAAAAAAAAATCTTTTTTTCTAAATCTAAAGAAGAAGAATTATTTTTTTCATCTAGAAAAAAAAAATACAAAAAATCAGATGGAAAAATAATTGGATACCATAAAGGAGCCCCCTATTTTACTAAAGGTCAACGAAAAGGAATAGCACTAGGTGGTTATAAAGAACCTTTATTTGTGATAGATACTGATGTTAAAGAAAATATTGTTTACACAGGAATGGGAAAAAAACATCCAGGTTTATATAGAAAATCTTTGTTTATTCAAGAAACAAATATTCATTGGATACGGGAAGATCTTACTCTTTTTGAAGGAGAAAAAATGGATGTATTTTGTAGAATTCGTTATCGACAAACATTACAAAAATCAAAATTATATAAAATAAAAAAAGGAATGTTTATTGAATTTGATCGTCTTCAATGTGCTATAACAGAAGGACAATTTGCAGTTTGGTATCTTGGAAAAGAATTAATAGGATCAGGTGTTATTTCTGTAATTTTACATTTTATATTTTTTTTGAAAATTGAACATATTTTATAAATATAAAATTTTGTTTTATATTTTTTTTAAAAAAACATATTTTTTTTGATAAAAAATAAAAAATACGTTGTACAAGTAATTTCTTATTGCAAAGTTTGCAATATATTCATTAATATATCAAAAAATAATAATATTATAAAAATAAATACTTAAAAACCACTTTTATATAATCTATTTTTTTCATATTTTTGCACATTATATAATTCAAAATTTGTATAGTTTATTTTCATAATACTATTCAAGTTCGGTGTTATTTTTTTTTATCCCTACTTGATAGATTAGTAGGCCTTTTTGATTTATTCAAATATTTCATGAAAAGAAGAATTAACGATTTTAGCAAAAAAATTACAAAAGAACCTAATTTACCAGCAGCACATGCTATGTTGTATGCAACAGGAATGAAAGAATCAGATTTTTGTAAAGCTCAAATAGGAATAGTCAGTAATTGGTATGAAGGAAACCCTTGCAACATGCATTTAGATAAATTAGCTAAAAAGATAAAATTATCGGTTATAACTAAAAATTTAATAGGATTTCAATTTACTACTATTGGAGTAAGTGATGGAATTACCATGGGAACATTAGGAATGAGATATTCACTCCCTTCTAGAGAATTAATTGCAGATAGTATAGAAACTGTAGTAAGTTCTCATTATTATGATGGAGTAATAGCTATTCCTGGATGTGATAAAAATATACCAGGAGTTATGATCGCTTTGTTAAGATTAAATAGACCATCTATAATTGTATATGGAGGAAGTATTTCTTCTGG
This window encodes:
- a CDS encoding nucleotide exchange factor GrpE translates to MDINQKNIGKQSKSDIISDSDGVSSSCSCQEEKHNPLKKEKEIQFINIKEELKKEKDKFLRLFAEFDNYKKRIQKERFDIFRNIHEQILIDLIPILDDFERGIRELKKHKDELLVKGVFLIQEKLIKILKKKGLNKIKIKKGDDFNTDFHEAITQIPAITENLKGKIIEIIEAGYILKEKVIRHAKVIIGK
- the mnmA gene encoding tRNA 2-thiouridine(34) synthase MnmA; its protein translation is MQKVVVGLSGGVDSSVAALILKKNGYEVIGLFMHNWEEENSDKCTWKEDSIDAMLVAKQLNIPFQIVDMKNEYKKHVINYMFNEYKLGKTPNPDILCNREIKFNIFLRKALDLGADFIATGHYVNKEKIRKNKKTIYRLLIGKDINKDQSYFLCQLTQFQLKKSLFPLGLLTKNQVRKIAEINKLWNAHKKESQGLCFVGKINLYNFLKKRIIPKKGKIISIHSDDSIYKEKKIFFSKSKEEELFFSSRKKKYKKSDGKIIGYHKGAPYFTKGQRKGIALGGYKEPLFVIDTDVKENIVYTGMGKKHPGLYRKSLFIQETNIHWIREDLTLFEGEKMDVFCRIRYRQTLQKSKLYKIKKGMFIEFDRLQCAITEGQFAVWYLGKELIGSGVISVILHFIFFLKIEHIL
- the atpG gene encoding ATP synthase F1 subunit gamma, with amino-acid sequence MSNPKEIKRRISSIESVIKTTEAMKMISIAKLRKTKDLLIQVKIYFNYIESILLDLLSTEKYKENSESNKYFLGKGKIKLFVVFTSDRGLCGSFNSSIFEKINHILKKKKYSYNECVFLSIGKKGFDFLYKKYNMYSNKNWIVNNLSNQKIEFLVSKLIFDFFQKKFYAIYLIYNHLKQSLFQEIVMEKFLPISNWKKKTSDYILEPSRKEILNFLIPKFLNAKLLKVFLESTTAEHTSRMRSMHKATENAYDIKHDLILNYNKERQTTITKEILEIISGLESLKK
- a CDS encoding DnaJ C-terminal domain-containing protein yields the protein MMKKDYYEVLGVSRNASSEEIKKAYRKLAIKYHPDKNLNNKKKAEEKFKEAAEAYEVLSNTEKRQRYDKFGHSGIRGSSSGSGMNMEDIFSNFGDIFADAFGESFSSFGFGRSTRHKTIKGSDLRIRVKLSLEEIANGVEKKVKVKRLKVAKGVQFKSCLSCNGTGQITRITNTILGRMQTTSQCGICYGTGKIIENIPYGANKHGLIKEEELVNIKIPAGLTEGIQLKVTEKGNEAPFGGVSGDLIVLIEEIPHPKLKREGSNLHYDLYISFPDAILGTLKEVPTINGKKARIKIDPGTQSGKTLRLKNKGLPNIEGYGYGSLLIHVNVWTPKKINDEQRKFFEKMRKNENFLPHPGNSEKSFFDRVREMFS
- the trpS gene encoding tryptophan--tRNA ligase → MEKMLTGIRSTGGPHLGNILGVIIPSVFRANKSTKHSSFIFIADLHSMVQIDNLDNLKTIRNSTYQIAAAWLAFGLNIENCLFYRQSDVSYVTELAWYFNCFYPYRRLTLAHAFKKKEMIDKKKISTGLFTYPILMAADILLYNAKIIPVGKDQLQHIEIARCIANYFNKKVDKKLFVRPNALLQKNKFVLGTDGKKMSKSQKNCIDIFSSDEVLKKQIMSIRTDSKSLEEKKNPETDYIMYLYSLIAPLEKIEIMKKKYIKGGYGYYEAKIALYEYIIHKFSSEREKFFSFMKKKSLLDHILSLGAKKAKKIAYERLNCIRKHLKFNSII
- the atpA gene encoding F0F1 ATP synthase subunit alpha — translated: MSDLKYSEISSILKKELSNFQFESKLYEYGVIVQIGDGVVRSFGLNSAFYGELVEFHDGIKGMVLNLEEDHVSIVLLSPSKNLKEGDIVKKTGKIFSIKVGENMLGRVIDTLGTPIDGKGPIEGKLFEMPLERKAPGVIFREPVKEPLQTGIKFIDSMIPIGKGQRELIIGDRQTGKTTIAIDTIINQKRFFEKNQPVYCIYVAISQKGSTVARIKKILQEKGAMPYTIIVSANSSDPVSMQVFAPFSGTAIGEYFRDTGRSSLVVYDDLSKQAVSYREISLLLRRPPGREAYPGDVFYLHSRLLERASKIIKDQKMAERMNDIPFSIKKQIKGGGSLTALPIIETQSGDISSYIPTNVISITDGQIFLEKDLFHSGVRPAINENISVSRVGGSAQIQSMRKISGTLKLDQAQFRELESFSKFGSELDSSTMNILKKGRINIEILKQPSHTPYDIADQIAIIYAATRNLLKKIPIDKISDFEKEYLFYLNEKHENVLNSLRNGIFNKKISDTLEIVALELSDKYVS